The Erythrobacter sp. HL-111 DNA segment CGTGTCGCGCGGTTCGGCGAGCCCGGCTGCGAGCGTTTCCACGCCGACCGGCCCGCCCTTGTAGGTGGTCGCGATCATGGTGAGGTACTTGCGGTCCATCGCGTCGAGCCCGAGCCGGTCGATCTCCAGCCGGGTCAGCGCATCGTCGGCCATGGCCTTCGTTACCGTCCCCTGCCCCGCGACATGGGCGAAGTCGCGCACGCGCCGTAGCAGCCGTCCGGCGACCCGCGGCGTGCCCCGGCTGCGGCGGGCGATCTCGCGCGCGCCTTCCGCCTCGATCGCAAGGCCGAGCAGCCGCGCCCCGCGCGTGACGACGAGGTCGAGTTCGTCATGGGTGTAGAAATTGAGGCGGACCGGAATGCCGAAACGATCGCGCAGCGGGGTCGTCAGCAGGCCCTGCCTTGTGGTCGCGCCGACCAGCGTGAAGGGCGGCAGGTCGATCCGCACGCTGCGCGCCGACGGCCCCTCGCCGATGATGAGGTCGAGCGCGCGGTCCTCCATCGCGGGGTAGAGCACTTCCTCGACCACCGGATTGAGCCGGTGGATCTCGTCGATGAAGAGCACGTCGTGCGGTTCGAGATTGGTGAGCAGCGCGGCAAGGTCGCCCGCCTTGGCAATGACAGGGCCGGAGGTGGCGCGAAAGCCGACGCCGAGTTCCGCCGCGACGATCTGCGCCAGCGTGGTCTTGCCGAGTCCCGGCGGGCCAAAGAACAGCGTGTGATCCATCGCCTCGCCCCGCCCGCGCGCGCTCTCGATGAAGACGCGAAGGTTGTCCCGCGCGGCCTCCTGTCCGATGAACTCGGCAAGCGATTTGGGGCGGAGTGCCGCATCCGGGTCGCCGGGCTGGGGCGCGGGGGAATGGAGGGGGGCGGGGTCGGTCAAAACTAAAAAGTGCCTAACGCCTTCTCATCGCAGCTTCGATTTCGCTGATCGATTCTCGTTTAGTTTTGTCAATCCCAAGCATAATGATCGGATCGAATTCTCGATCGGATGCGTCCTTGAACATTGGAAAATCATTCCGAAGCCCTTCACAGAATGGGATGCGAAAGGCCTCAATACGCTCGGAAAGAGGTGTTCCCGGTTCGAAATACAAATTTTCCTCGAAAAATATCCATTTTCTTGCGCACCGTTCGATCAGCTTCGATTGTAAGATTGCGAGTTCTTCCTGGTCGGACCGGACGTGCGGCTCTGGGACAGGACAGCCGAGAATTTTCTCGAGCTCCAGTCTAAGATATGACTTCGATCGCTCTATCCCTTTGACAGTGATAAGCAGAAAAAACCCATCTGGCGCATCGCGAAATGCTTTCCATTCGCCAAATCCGTTCTTCAAAGCTTCGACAAAGAGGTAGATTTTTTCCTCAAGAGACATGGACTGAGCGAATGGCTGAGCTTCAAATTCAGTCCATTTTTCAGAAGCAATCTCAATTGCTCGCGGCATCTCAGCGAGAGCAGCATCCGCTTTGTTTTTCTTCGATTTGAACGGCCACATAATTCGCCTCCCTGAAATCGCTTCTTCTGCTTCAACTCATTCTTAGATTGTCATCCTCTCTTTACGATACGTTCGGGATCCGCATCCTCAAAACGGGTTCACCGTATAGCCGCGCTGTTGCAGCACCGCGTGAGCCGTCATCGCAGAGAGCGACATCTCGACGCCGGTGATGAGGTCCTCCGGCGCGATGCCGTAGGCGACCGCGCTCTGGCCGCACAGGACGAAGCGCACGTCCTTCTCCAGCAGCGCCTCGACCAGCGCGCGCGAAGGGTTGGCTTCGGCGTTCAACAGTTCCTCGGAAGCCTTGCCGTGGACCACCACGACGAGGCGGATGTTTTCCTCCGGCACGCCATTCGCGACGTGCATGTTGAGGAAGCGCGCCGCCGCCATGAAGCCGCGATTGGCGCCGCCTTCTCCCGCCGGTTCGTTCACGTCGAATGCCACCGCGAATTCGGCGTCCGCGGGCAGCCGCTCGACGCCGGGCACCGGCGCGTGCGGGCCGAAGTCCTCGATCACCGGGCCGGTCTTGAACGCGCTCATGTCCTGCGCGGCGACGGGGACCGCCATGCAGATCGCCAGCGCCGCGATTCCCGCTCTCGTCCTCATCCTGCTTCCTCCTCTTATCCCGCAGCTTTTTTCAGCGCGACGCGGATCAGCTCGCTCGTCGCAGCATCCTCGCCCAGTTCGGCCTGCGCGCGGGCGACGGCCTGGGCGGCGATCGCGGGCTTGAAGCCGAGGTTCTCCAATGCGCTCACCGCGTCGGCGCTGGCCGAGCCTGCCGGGGCGATGCTCGCCGCGCCGGCGGGCGCGCCCGTCCCGCCGGGCAGCGCGCCGGCCTTGTCCTTCAATTCGTTGACGATCCGTCCGGCAAGCTTCGGCCCCACCCCGTTCGCGCGCGCCACGCTTGCCGCATCGCCGCCCGCGC contains these protein-coding regions:
- the ruvB gene encoding Holliday junction branch migration DNA helicase RuvB, which translates into the protein MTDPAPLHSPAPQPGDPDAALRPKSLAEFIGQEAARDNLRVFIESARGRGEAMDHTLFFGPPGLGKTTLAQIVAAELGVGFRATSGPVIAKAGDLAALLTNLEPHDVLFIDEIHRLNPVVEEVLYPAMEDRALDLIIGEGPSARSVRIDLPPFTLVGATTRQGLLTTPLRDRFGIPVRLNFYTHDELDLVVTRGARLLGLAIEAEGAREIARRSRGTPRVAGRLLRRVRDFAHVAGQGTVTKAMADDALTRLEIDRLGLDAMDRKYLTMIATTYKGGPVGVETLAAGLAEPRDTVEEVVEPYLIQLGLLARTARGRVLNDAGWQHLGLVPPRGPTDGQLGMFGDRDPGEA
- a CDS encoding DsrE family protein, whose product is MRTRAGIAALAICMAVPVAAQDMSAFKTGPVIEDFGPHAPVPGVERLPADAEFAVAFDVNEPAGEGGANRGFMAAARFLNMHVANGVPEENIRLVVVVHGKASEELLNAEANPSRALVEALLEKDVRFVLCGQSAVAYGIAPEDLITGVEMSLSAMTAHAVLQQRGYTVNPF
- the ruvA gene encoding Holliday junction branch migration protein RuvA is translated as MIAKLKGRLDEIGEDWAIVDVNGVGYLVHCSARTLSALGGVGAACTIHTDLQVSENDMRLLGFAEASERDWFRLLTGVQGVGSKVALAILSALSTGELRDACAGGDAASVARANGVGPKLAGRIVNELKDKAGALPGGTGAPAGAASIAPAGSASADAVSALENLGFKPAIAAQAVARAQAELGEDAATSELIRVALKKAAG